The genomic region ATAGTGTTCAGTTAAGCAATATAAACTATTTCCAGTTCTGCGAAGATCAAATCATTGTGTCGTGCTTGTAAGTTTATGATCAACGTTATTGAAATTAAAACACCTGGCGTCGATGTTGATCACTTGCAAACCAGACCGCGTCGCAGTCGTCCAATCAGATTTGAGAAAGCTGTGTCGCCTTTGTGTTTTCCGATGTAGCCTTGGCTCATTACTCTGACTGCGTTATAGAACGATGTCTTGAGTTGAatattaggcaggttttgcaacccctATCAACGACTTAGTGCGAACGTCGAAGGTCTGTCGTGACATCAAGCCTTTATGGCTGGCggaatgtccagttattcaataaactaagtttattcgCAATTAACTAGGTTTATTCgcgaataaactaggtttattggtgaagaaacttagttttttgcaaaaaacttagtttattcaccaataaaccaagttgtttgcaaaaaacctagtttattcgaaAGAAACTTAGGTTTTTGGCAAAAAACGTAGTTTATTGACCAAAAGTGTAAGTTTGTCCCCCGAtgctaaaaaaacctagtttattcgcCGAAAATCATAGGTTATGGACATTTCGCCACCTAACCTGTACTTTTGGTCAATAAACTAaattttttgcaaaaaacttagtttattgCCGCTAACCTTTACTTTTTACCTCGTCACCATCTGGGCGACCTCACTCCAAACCTCGAATCTAGGTGGCTATATTATGGTACTTCATACTTGCACCGTCGATGAATGAACTaagtttattgcaaaaaacctggtttattcaaaaaaacACAATTGATTTTAAAGAAACTGGGTTGTTTCaccaataaacctagtttatttgattaattggacaTTTCGCGgcaataaacctagtttattcgtgaagaaacaaggttttttgcaagaaacttagtttattgACCAATAGTAGGGGTTACCCAATAAACTGAGTTCTTTCATGAGGCggaatgtccatttattcaaataaacatagtttctttcgaataaaccaggtttttctGCAAACAACTTGGTTTATTGGTGAAGAACAtaagtttttttgcaaaaaactaagtttcttcacgaataaacctagtttattcgaaagaaacttagtttattgaataactggacactccgccTGCCATAAGCCTTGTGCTAATTCattttacgcgacactcgtaaatcatcttctgtactAATGTGTACGAGGAATCGGGAAAATTTTCGAAAAATGTCgtcaataaagtacatttacatacttcgtccttcgttgttcgtagctcttcgtaagtgttgcgaaacctgcctattatacTGCAGTGCCGAAGAAACAAGACGTCTGTTCCCGAGAATGTAGAGCTGGTTAATTTGGAAGATTTTGCTAGAAACTGATTTTATATTTTGTTAAAGGGTTGATCATTGATGACCCAAATTGTTTTTACTGACCTTGTTTTGATATTTGACCGGAGGCAAGAGAAATAGCCCATTGTAAGATACTACGGTTTACCTGGGTGTTTGGGACGCAATTATTATTGTCATCTTATGACAGAATGTCCATCGTCAACTTCTTTTACCGGAAATGTTTGTCCCCCTCAGCAGTATACAAGCTTTCCGTCCAGGTTTTACGCCCTGGTCGCCGACAGGGCAAAGGTAtcgtgaaggggggggggggattataaCCTGTAACACCCCGCCGCCCCCATATACCTTCCAGCAGTTTTTTTGTGATTGGAATGTAATCGCCATTGTTGGTGCCACACTCCAACAGTATGCTAAAGACAGATTACACCGATTGCACATATCCAAGTCGAGAGGCCAGGATGCTGAAACTGATCAgagtcatgtttttttttcaggaatagGATTATCATTCCTTAACCTACCATCTTTGGTGATGATGAGTTTCTACTTCAAGAAATACCGTAACCTGGCGACAGGAGCTGCGTCCGTTGGTGCAGGGTTAGGGAGCCTCGTCATGCCGATATTTATTCACGTACTCATTGAACACTATTCGTGGCGAGGTGCTATGGTGATCATAGCCGGCCTAATGCTTCAAGGATGCGTCGTCGGGATCCTGTTAAAACCCAACAAGCATCTAGAACACAGCTCAAAATATATCGGCAAACATGAAAAGAAACCAGCTTTCGATTTTTCGCTTTGTAGAAAGTGGACCATGGGTGCTTGTGTAGTCATCTTCATTGTGTGGGGAATCACTGGCAGCATTTTTTTCACAACTCTACCACACAGGGTAGTTTTATTAGGCTTTTCGACTGACCAAGCCGCTTGGTTATTGTCAATGACAGGAATAGCGTCTGTCATTTCACGAATATTCCATGGAGTgctctttcatttcatttcattgcatcCCGAAATAGCGTACGGGGTTGGGCAACTTGGCATGGCACTGGGTATCTTAGGATTTGCCATTGACCATACGGAATACTGGCTGCTTGCACTTTCATCCGTGGTGTATGGATTTTCGTTTGGCTTGATGGGTTTTGCACATTCCCTGTTCTTTTTGAAGATATTTGGTCTGAAGCGGCTGAACAATGCGATCGGGTATGTTAGTACGGGGGGTGGGTTAGGGATTCTTTTCGGGGCACCAGTTGCAGGGCTCCTGTACGATTACATTGGGGATTACCGGATCTCACTGTTTGCTGCGATAGGTTTAGCAATATTTGGGAGTGCAGTGTGTATTCCGATACATGTTCATTTACGACGGCGCAAAGAATATTAGAAAACAGTAATAGTGTGAGAAGACAACAAAATAAAGCGCcattttggataatgaatacGGATGAACTATACGCCAGtgtttattctaattttatCAGATATATCTCAATCCTAGCGGTGCAAAATCTGTATCTAATAGTTTGTGTTTTTTATCATCTCATATTTGATAACAAATATatctacacgtacatgtaattcaacttGAACAATAGGTGGAGTATAGGGTTGGCTGGGTCGCTCTGAACaccatattttttatttgtcGTATGATTATACATTATACGTCTTATGCAAAACTTGTCTATAtcttttcaattcaaaattcCTGATAAAATCGACATGTCGCAGgcttgaagaagaaaaatcgaCATTCTCATGAGTTTCATGGATCAAATG from Lineus longissimus chromosome 19, tnLinLong1.2, whole genome shotgun sequence harbors:
- the LOC135503108 gene encoding monocarboxylate transporter 13-like is translated as MPTANNMSDCDGEACESGQLLDQTELRVLSTSGVPSTENRVETHDGDECGSDSHFDRGRYGWVIVAASFFGQFIDPVNQSFGLFNIALLDEFDVGKGETALVGSICGGFNEGCGILTGLLANRIGHRLTCMIGGVMAAAGFVISSFAQNLTILYFSYGALLGIGLSFLNLPSLVMMSFYFKKYRNLATGAASVGAGLGSLVMPIFIHVLIEHYSWRGAMVIIAGLMLQGCVVGILLKPNKHLEHSSKYIGKHEKKPAFDFSLCRKWTMGACVVIFIVWGITGSIFFTTLPHRVVLLGFSTDQAAWLLSMTGIASVISRIFHGVLFHFISLHPEIAYGVGQLGMALGILGFAIDHTEYWLLALSSVVYGFSFGLMGFAHSLFFLKIFGLKRLNNAIGYVSTGGGLGILFGAPVAGLLYDYIGDYRISLFAAIGLAIFGSAVCIPIHVHLRRRKEY